The window CCAGCCGACCTTGTCGAGCAGCTTTCTGATCGCCGGGGTCGGCGCGGTGGTGAACCATTGCGGCTCCTGGCTATGGGTGGCGTGGCCCTTGATCTCGGCCAGAACAGGCAGGCCGTCGCGATCGGCGAGCGAACGTCGCGCCAGGATCAGCGCCGCGGCGCCGTCGGCATTGGCCGAGGAGGCGGCCGGCGTGATGGTGCCGCCCGCGCGGAACGCCGGCTTCAGGCCGGGGATCTTGGCCGGATCGACCTTCAGCGGGTGCTCGTCATTGGCGATGATGCGCGGACCGGCCTTCTCGTTAAGCGTGATCGGTGCGATCTCGGCCTTGAAGGCGCCGCCCTCGACCGCCTTGCGGGCGCGGCTCAGCGTCTCGATCGCATAGCTGTCCTGGTCGGCGCGGGTGAACTGATAGGCCTCCGCGGTCGCCTCGCCGAAATCGCCCATCGAGCGGCCGGTCTCATAGGCGTCCTCGAGCCCGTCCATCATCATGTGGTCGATGATGCGGTCGTGGCCGGCGCGATAGCCGCCGCGCGCCTTCTGCAGCAGATAGGGCGCGTTGCTCATGCTCTCCATGCCGCCGGACAGCACGATCTCGGCCGAGCCGGCCTCGATGATGTCGTGGGCCAGCATGGTCGCCTTCATGCCGGAGCCGCAGACCTTGTTGACGGTGGTGGCGCCGGTGGCATCCGGCAGCCCTGCGCCGCGCGCGGCCTGGCGGGCGGGGGCCTGGCCCTGGCCGGCGGGCAGCACGTTGCCCATGAACACCTCGTCGATGCGCTCGGGCGCGAGTTTGGCGCGTTCGAGCGCCGCCCCGATCACATGCGAGCCGAGCTTGTGGGCGGCGAGCGGTGTGAGCTCGCCCATGAAACGGCCGAGCGGGGTGCGGGCGGCGGAGAGGATGACGACGGGATCGGCGCTGGATGCCATGGCGGAACTCCGTTCCATGCGGGAATCTGATTGGATTACATTCATCATATGATGCGATGCAAAAAATGCAACTACGGCTCCCATGACAAAATGTCGTGTTCGCATGAGTTGGTGGGGACATGTTTCACCCCGATCTCCGCTGTCGTCCTGGCGAAAGCCAGGACCCATAACCACCGCATTCGGTGATGAGGGAACGCGGCCCAAGCGTCACGCAACAATCGAGATATGGGGTAATGGGTCCTGGCTTTCGCCAGGACGACGCTGTGGATGGTTCTCGATTCAGGATATCAAGCACGCGGTGTCATCACCCGCGAAGGCGAAAGCGGGTGATCCAGCATTCCAGAGGTAGTCGTTGTTGAACCGATGGGCCGCGGCGTGCTGGATCGCCCGGTCAAGCCGGGCGACGTCCTGCTTTCGCAGGGACGACACCGAACGTGTTGCATGCTCTGTGAGAGGCTGACAGCTTTTTACCGCATGTATTGCTTCCAGCCAGAATACATCTTGAAGATGATGAGGGGCGCTGCGGCGCGCTGGGCTGCCTGAATCAGCGCGGGGGCGCTAGACGCAGGAGCACATGGCTAGCACATACGGTCCGGCCATTAGTAGCGGCCGCCATCGCGCTTTTGCTGCGTGAGCCATTCCGACAGGGTTTTCGTTTTCGATCCTGCATCGCGGGAGGGGCCTCGTCCAATGTTCTTGCCGGAACGCGTTGACCGGAGCTCGGTCGATTCAGGTTTCATGGTTGCAGCCGCGGATGCGGTCGATCTATCCGCAGCTTCCTTTTCGAGGCGCAGCTTTTTCAATCGCGCCATCTTGTCCCGCTCTGCCTCGGTTTCAGCGGTGTCGGATAGCAACGCCTTGTGGTGCGCAGTCTCTGCCGAACCCAGCACTCCGATAATCGTTGTCTCGCCCAGTGCCTTGCAGGCCTCGAGCCGATGCAATCCCTCGAGCAAGACGAGCCTGCCCTCGTCAGGCCGAACGAGAATCGGGAGTTGCTGTCCAACCTCCAGAATGCTCGCGGCGATCTCTTGAACGACCTCGGGCCTGAGGGTCTTCCTCTTCTTCAGGGGAACGTAGATCTGGTCGATTGGAAGGCATTCCGGGCCAGGCACGGTATTACTCCCTCCTCAGGGCGATCCAAACACGGTTCAAGGACGAAGCGCTACGCCGTGGCCGTAGTCTTGTAAACCAGAGCGGGGCCTCAAGCGCTCGACTTCGTGCCCTAATCCGACCGCCAGGCGCCGAGCAGAAATCGCCGCTTCGGTGCGGAGCCGGCCTGCTTCTGCACGTCGGGCAGATCGACGGCGTAACGCTTCATCAGCAACTTGATTGCGATCCCGATGATCACAAAGGGCGTCACGTAGATCGCGAAAACTTCGAAGGCTGTCATGTGGTCCTCCGCGGTTTCGGATCGGCATTGTAGCACATCATCTCACGGGGCGGAGCAGACGGATGGTCCGACAACACGCGTCGGTGGGCAGTGCAGCACGCCGCTACCGCCGCGCATGGCCGCATGCGGCGGCTTCGATTGACACGGACACCGTCAGCGCTACGTTTCGGAACAGGGAATTTTCGCAAGAGAATCAACACCCGGATTCAAGACCCAGAAGAACCAAGAAAAGGGCAGGACACGCCGTGACACGCGTCATCGCGTCGTGAGCGGGACCACGCGGACCTCCGCGCTCGCACCGTTTCGCATCCGCAGCTATCGCTTCCAATGGCCGTCCGACCTGCTCACCTCCTGGGCGTTCGAGGTCGAGACGCTGGTGCTCGGCTGGTACATCATGGTCGAGACCGGCTCGGTGCTGCTGCTGACCGTGCTCGCCTCACTACAATATGTCGGCACCTTGGTCGCGCCCGTGGTCGGCATGATCGGCGACCGCATGGGACACCGGGATCTCCTCGCCGTGATGCGCTTTGCCTATACGGCGCTCGCCGGCACCATCATGACGCTGGCGTTGACCGGCCACCTCGCGCCGGTGAACGTCATGATCATCGTCGCAATCATGGGCCTGATCCGCCCGTCAGACCTCGGCGTGCGCGGCGCGTTGCTCGCCGACATCATGCCTCCGGAGCAGCTGGTCGGCGCCATCAGCCTGGCGCGCACCACGCAGGACTCGGCGCGCATCGCGGGTGCGCTGACCGGGGCGGGATTGTTCGCGGCGCTCGGCATCGGTTATGTCTATGTCGGGATCGCCAGCTTCTATTTCGTCGCCGCCATCCTGATGCTCTGCATGGGCCGGCCGAAGTCCCACGGCACAGCCGCTCAGTCTGACGTCGACCTGCCGGGCTCAAAATTGCTGCGCGATCTCAAGGAGGGCATCGTCTATGCCTGGAGCGGCCCGGGCATGCGCGCCGCGCTGTGTGTCGCCTTCCTCGCCAACCTCACCGCGTTTCCGCTCACCAACGGGCTGTTGCCCTATGTCGCGCGCGACATCTTCCACACCGACCAGACCGGCCTCGGCTATCTCTCCGCAAGCTTTGCGGTCGGCTCGCTGATCGGCTCGATCACGCTCAGCATGGCCGGCGGCGTGCGCATCGCGCGGCTTTTGATCGGCGCGACGCTCGCCTGGTATGCGATGCTCCTTGTGTTCGTCGAGCTCCGCACCATGCCGGTGGCGATGGCCTGCCTGGTGCTGGCCGGCATCGCGCAGTGCATGTCGATGATCTCGGCGGCCGTGATGCTGATGCGCAATGCCAGCGCGCATCTGCGCGGCCGCGTCATGGGTGTCCGCATGATGGTGATCTACGGCCTGCCGCTCGGCCTGCTTGCGGCCGGCAGCCTGATCGACCTGATCGGCTACACCGCAACCGGCACGCTGCTCGCGGCGGCAGGCTTCATGGCCATGCTGGCGATCGCCGTGCACTGGCGCGCCGATCTCTGGCCGGTGCACGCGCCGGCGAATGCGAGGTGAGAGGCGGTGCATTTGATATCCGGTGCGCGCCGGGTTCCGTACACCGCTGGGCCTATGCAAGTCACAGGTTGTGTTCACGCAGAAGTTTCTGGATGCGCGAGACTGCATCCGAGAACTCTCCGAACTCTTCCTTCGTGAACGCAGCGTACTGGTAGTTGCCGCTGCTCAGCTCCGCCAGAACGACATAATAGTCGCCGGACGAGCTCTCTTGCTTAAGCCGCAGGGAGATCGTCGTGAAGCCGCCGTTCATGGGAGTGTCTATCCGCTCAATCACTTGTCCGCTGACGACTCGCTTGAGCGCCTTGAACGCAGAAAACAACGATCCCATCGATCACTCCGGGTTGAGTGTCGAAACAGTATAATGGCTGCACGGATGGCACAACTCCTGCGAGTGTTATTTGGATGAGCAAGTACGGTAGCTCAGATGAACGAAGCGATATCCGGGGATAGGAATACCCCGCATATCGCTACGCTTCATCCGGGCTACGGCCTGGCCGCTCACACTGCCTGGGTTGCCTTGCGGATGTGCACCGGCACCGATTTGTACGACGGCGTGCCGCTTTCCTTGTCCTGATAGTCGAGTGGCACCAGGCCGTTGGCTTCGGGATAATAGGCGGCGACCGAGCCGCGGGCGATGTCGTAGGCGATCGCGGTCAGCGTCAGCCGGCGTGGCGCGCCCCCAGGCAGCGCGGTCTCGATCTCGACGAGGTTGCCATGGGCAAGTCCGCGTTCGGCGAGATCGGCTGCGTTGGCGAACAGCACGTCGCGCCGCCCGAACACGCCGCGATAACGGTCGTTCAATCCGTAGATCGTAGTGTTGTACTGGTCGTGGCTGCGGATGGTGGCGAGCTTGAGGATGGTTTCATCGGTCAAGATCGGGTCCTCTTCGAGGCCGTCGAAGATCAGGAATTCGGCCTTGCCCGATGGCGTGGTCCATTTGCGCTCGGTCGGCGGCAGCGGCAGGCGGAAGCCGCCGGGAATCCGGATCCGCGCGTTGTAATCCTTGAAGTCGGGGAAGACGCCCTCGATGGCGTCGCGGATGCGGTCGTAGTCGGCGATCAGCTCTAGCCACGGCACCTTGCTCGCCGGCAGGGTCGCCATCGCCATGCCGGCAATGATCGCCGATTCCGAAAGCAGGTTTTCGGAGGCCGGGGTCAGCTTGCCGCGCGAGGCGTGCACCATCGACATCGAGTCCTCGACGGTGACGACCTGCGGCCCCGAGGCCTGGATGTCGCGCTCGGTGCGCCCCAGCACCGGCAGGATGATCGACTGCTTGCCGACCAAGAGATGCGAGCGGTTCAGCTTGGTGCCGAGATGGACGGCAAGCTCGAGCTTGCGCATGCCGGCGGCGCAACGCTCGGGATCGGGCAGGGCGATAGCAAAGTTGCCGCCGAGACAGATCAGGACCTTGGACCTTCCGTCGTCGATCGCCTCCATCGCGGCGACCGCGTCATGGCCGTGATGGCGCGGCGGCTTGAAGCCGAAGGTGCGCTCGATGCCCTCGAACATCGGGATGTTGGGCTTCTCGGTGATGCCGACGGTGCGGTTGCCCTGCACGTTGGAGTGGCCGCGCAGCGGGCAGATGCCGGCGCCCGCCTTGCCGTAATTGCCCTTCAGCAGCAGCAGGTTTGCGATCTGCTGGACATTGTCGGTGCCGCGGCTGTGCTGGGTGATGCCCATGCCGTAGGTGACGATGGTGGCATTGGATTTTGCATAGGCGGCGGCGACCTCGCCGAGCTGGGCGCGGCTGAAACCGGAGACGGTCTCGATCGATTCCCACGGCGTGGCGCGCAGGTCGGCGGCGAACGCGGCAAAGCCGTTGGTGTGCTCGGTGATGAAGGCATGATCGAGCACGTCGTGCGTCGCGTCGTCCTTCTCGATCAGCGCCTTCATGACGCCTTTCAGCACCGCGGCGTCGGCGCCGACCTTGGGCTGATAATAGGTCGAGGCGATTCGCGTCGAGCCGAGGGTCGCCATCTCGATCGGGTCTTGCGGATCGGCAAAGCGCTCCAGCGCGCGTTCGCGCAGCGGATTGAACACGATGATCGGGACGCCGCGGCGCGAGACCTCCCACAGCGTGCCCATCATGCGCGGATGGTTGGTGCCGGGGTTGTGGCCCATCGCGATGATCAGCTCGCAATGGTCGAAATCGTCCAGCGACACCGTGCCTTTGCCGATGCCGATCGATTGCGGCAGCCCGACGCTGGTCGCCTCGTGGCACATGTTCGAGCAGTCGGGGAAATTATTGCTGCCATGTTCGCGCGCGAAGATCTGGAACAGGAACGCGGCCTCGTTCGAGGCGCGGCCGGAGGTATAGAATTCGGCCATGTCGGGATCGGGCAGGCTGCGCAGCGTCTCGCCGATCCGCGCGAAGGCGTTATCCCATGTGATCGGCTGGTAGGTGTCGCTCGCCGCGTCATAGGCGAGCGGCTCGGTCAGCCGGCCCTCGTTCTCGAGGTGGAAGTCGCTCCAGGTCAGCAGCTCGGTGACAGTATGGTCGGCAAAGAATTGAGGCGTGACGCGCTTGCTGGTCGCCTCCCAGGTCACGGCTTTGGCGCCGTTCTCGCAGAACTGGAAGGTGGAGGTGTGCTCCTTGTCCGGCCAGGCGCAGCCCGGACAATCGAATCCGTCGGGCTTGTTGGTGCGGAGCAGCGTGATCGGCGCCTCGACCATATCCATCTGGTCGCGAACCGCGATCGCAGTGGCCTTGAGGGCGCCCCAGCCGCCAGCCGGAGCATTGTAAGGACGAATACCGGGAACGTCGCGCTTTTGGACCATATGTCCTCCTGCAGCTCTTGAGTGGTGACCCCGTGCGTTGTCCCGAATTGATTGTCTTGTTGGCCGCGCGCGCGGCGATCCGCGAGAGAGCGTGTTCCGATCGGCGTTCTCGATTTGGAGCGCTCGTCTCGCGATGGAGGTTAGACTAATCGGCTGGGGTTTGTGGTCAACACTCTGTAAGGCGCACACGTAGCCCGGATGGAGCGCAGCGCAATCCGGGACGCGTCATCTGCGGATCAAGCTGCCCCGGATTGCGCTGCGCTCCATCCGGGCTACAAGGTGTCACTATTACCGCTTCCGATCCAAGAATCCCTGCAGCAGCCGTTGCGGCTCGCCGGTCTGGAACGACTTGCCGAACACGCCGACGCTGAGGTTGACCGACTCGGTCAGCGGCAGCTCTTCCCATTGTCGCAGCAGATCCTTCTGGATCCGCAGCGCCTCGGGGCCGCATTCCAGCAGCGCCTTGACGGTGTGCTCGACGGCCTCATCGAGGCCGCCGGGTTTTGCCACGGTGTCGACAAGGCCCCAGGCGAGCGCGGTGGAGGCGTCGATGTTCTCCGCTGTCATCATCAGCCAGCGGGCGCGGCCCCAGCCGATCAGGCGCGGCAGCAGTGCTGCGTGAATCACCGAGGGGATGCCGACGCGGACCTCGGGCATGCCGAACATCGCGTCATGTGCCGCGACACGGACATCGCAGGCGGCCGCGACCTCGAGGCCGCCGCCGAGGCACCAGCCGGGCAGGCGAGCGACGACCGGCGCAGGGAATTTGCGCACGGCCTCGCAGAGATCGCGCAGGCGGCTGATGAATGCTTCCGCTGACGTCTGGTCGAGCGTCGCCATCTCCTTGATGTCGGCGCCGCCGATCATGCTCCGCTCGCTTTCGCCGGCCAGGATCACGGCGCGGATGGTCGGATCGGCGGCGAGGTGCTCAAAGCCCTCGCGCACGCCGTTGGTCAGGGCGGAGCTGACGATGTTCAGCTTGCCGGCGTTGCAGATCGTGAGGCGGACGACGCCTCTGGCGTCGCGGTCGATGCCGCAGTGCGGATTGAGCATGTCCATTGGAAAAAGTCCCGGCGCAGGAATTGATAGCGCCATGTCTCGGACAAAGCACGTCTCTGTCAAGGCACCGGTCCGGCGGTTGCGCAGCATCGCGCGGACCGATAGAATTATATTTATCATATAAATGGAGCCGTCATGACCGCCGCCGAGACCACCGACCTGCATTCCCCCGATCTAACGCGCACGCGCGTGGTGGAATGGCAGGCCCCCGGGCCGGTCGCCAGGGCGGCGATGCCGATGTCCGGCATCGAGGCGATGCGCGCGATCCGCGACGGCTCCTTGCCGCCGCCGCCGATGGCAAAACTGATCGGCTTCCGCATGGCTGTGGTCGACGAGGGGCGCATCGTGATGGAACTCGAGCCGCATGAGAGCCTGGAGAACACCATCGGACTCTTGCACGGCGCGACCGCCGCCGCACTGCTCGATACCGCGATGGGCTGCGCGATCTCGACCCTGCTGCCGGCGGGGCAGACCTCTGTCACGCTCGACCTCAAGCTGACCTATCTGCGCCCGCTCTCGGCGCGCTCGGGAACCATCT of the Bradyrhizobium quebecense genome contains:
- a CDS encoding ParB N-terminal domain-containing protein, producing MPGPECLPIDQIYVPLKKRKTLRPEVVQEIAASILEVGQQLPILVRPDEGRLVLLEGLHRLEACKALGETTIIGVLGSAETAHHKALLSDTAETEAERDKMARLKKLRLEKEAADRSTASAAATMKPESTELRSTRSGKNIGRGPSRDAGSKTKTLSEWLTQQKRDGGRY
- a CDS encoding FdhF/YdeP family oxidoreductase, translating into MVQKRDVPGIRPYNAPAGGWGALKATAIAVRDQMDMVEAPITLLRTNKPDGFDCPGCAWPDKEHTSTFQFCENGAKAVTWEATSKRVTPQFFADHTVTELLTWSDFHLENEGRLTEPLAYDAASDTYQPITWDNAFARIGETLRSLPDPDMAEFYTSGRASNEAAFLFQIFAREHGSNNFPDCSNMCHEATSVGLPQSIGIGKGTVSLDDFDHCELIIAMGHNPGTNHPRMMGTLWEVSRRGVPIIVFNPLRERALERFADPQDPIEMATLGSTRIASTYYQPKVGADAAVLKGVMKALIEKDDATHDVLDHAFITEHTNGFAAFAADLRATPWESIETVSGFSRAQLGEVAAAYAKSNATIVTYGMGITQHSRGTDNVQQIANLLLLKGNYGKAGAGICPLRGHSNVQGNRTVGITEKPNIPMFEGIERTFGFKPPRHHGHDAVAAMEAIDDGRSKVLICLGGNFAIALPDPERCAAGMRKLELAVHLGTKLNRSHLLVGKQSIILPVLGRTERDIQASGPQVVTVEDSMSMVHASRGKLTPASENLLSESAIIAGMAMATLPASKVPWLELIADYDRIRDAIEGVFPDFKDYNARIRIPGGFRLPLPPTERKWTTPSGKAEFLIFDGLEEDPILTDETILKLATIRSHDQYNTTIYGLNDRYRGVFGRRDVLFANAADLAERGLAHGNLVEIETALPGGAPRRLTLTAIAYDIARGSVAAYYPEANGLVPLDYQDKESGTPSYKSVPVHIRKATQAV
- a CDS encoding PaaI family thioesterase → MTAAETTDLHSPDLTRTRVVEWQAPGPVARAAMPMSGIEAMRAIRDGSLPPPPMAKLIGFRMAVVDEGRIVMELEPHESLENTIGLLHGATAAALLDTAMGCAISTLLPAGQTSVTLDLKLTYLRPLSARSGTISAEGKVIKLGRQTSYTEGFVRDGRGNLAVHATATFSMLGGEPKAK
- a CDS encoding acetyl-CoA C-acyltransferase; the encoded protein is MASSADPVVILSAARTPLGRFMGELTPLAAHKLGSHVIGAALERAKLAPERIDEVFMGNVLPAGQGQAPARQAARGAGLPDATGATTVNKVCGSGMKATMLAHDIIEAGSAEIVLSGGMESMSNAPYLLQKARGGYRAGHDRIIDHMMMDGLEDAYETGRSMGDFGEATAEAYQFTRADQDSYAIETLSRARKAVEGGAFKAEIAPITLNEKAGPRIIANDEHPLKVDPAKIPGLKPAFRAGGTITPAASSANADGAAALILARRSLADRDGLPVLAEIKGHATHSQEPQWFTTAPTPAIRKLLDKVGWSVGDVDLFEINEAFAVVAMAAQRDLGIPRDRLNINGGACALGHPIGATGARLIVTLLHALEAQNLKRGVAALCIGGGEATAIAVERVTR
- a CDS encoding MFS transporter, giving the protein MSGTTRTSALAPFRIRSYRFQWPSDLLTSWAFEVETLVLGWYIMVETGSVLLLTVLASLQYVGTLVAPVVGMIGDRMGHRDLLAVMRFAYTALAGTIMTLALTGHLAPVNVMIIVAIMGLIRPSDLGVRGALLADIMPPEQLVGAISLARTTQDSARIAGALTGAGLFAALGIGYVYVGIASFYFVAAILMLCMGRPKSHGTAAQSDVDLPGSKLLRDLKEGIVYAWSGPGMRAALCVAFLANLTAFPLTNGLLPYVARDIFHTDQTGLGYLSASFAVGSLIGSITLSMAGGVRIARLLIGATLAWYAMLLVFVELRTMPVAMACLVLAGIAQCMSMISAAVMLMRNASAHLRGRVMGVRMMVIYGLPLGLLAAGSLIDLIGYTATGTLLAAAGFMAMLAIAVHWRADLWPVHAPANAR
- a CDS encoding enoyl-CoA hydratase; the protein is MDMLNPHCGIDRDARGVVRLTICNAGKLNIVSSALTNGVREGFEHLAADPTIRAVILAGESERSMIGGADIKEMATLDQTSAEAFISRLRDLCEAVRKFPAPVVARLPGWCLGGGLEVAAACDVRVAAHDAMFGMPEVRVGIPSVIHAALLPRLIGWGRARWLMMTAENIDASTALAWGLVDTVAKPGGLDEAVEHTVKALLECGPEALRIQKDLLRQWEELPLTESVNLSVGVFGKSFQTGEPQRLLQGFLDRKR